The Humulus lupulus chromosome 7, drHumLupu1.1, whole genome shotgun sequence region agcaggttccctgattgtaaccccagttggcctcctactaggaggaggcgcctgaggttgctgctcgggtccctGCTCAGCTCCCACATCAGCGTGAGCACCACCCGCCGCGGGTTCGCTGGTCGCAGGTTGGGAacccttaaggccagccaacctaaggttagcctcattgatcaagttttttacactcttagcagcatttggcgtactggctaagagtgctgccctcgactccattcctggagtgggggtcgggcgtaaccatggacctggaacacaatggaacagTGGAGTATTACGACAAGAAAAATTCAAAGCGCAGGAACTACTGTTTTAAGGATTGTTAGTTtccttacctcctcgagtgaaggccagattatccGCGGCAAtgtcaggcgtaaggaagtactcatgatgatacttccccacgttggagatgtgagtggtgtcggacaGAAAAGTGCGTccagtctcctggtggcagaaatgaaagaaccctgtaccatcctggttggggttagacttgaggtcgaacagataattgacctcgtgaggagagagggctggccatttcttgagcttataaaggatatagagcgcagccagcattctatacccgttcggggtaatttgaaaaggggctaccccaaagtagtttgccaccccttggaaaaatgtatGAAGAGGCAGGGTAGCACCCGCCTCGATGTGGTATCTCGAGCAAGCTATAggccccccctggcaggttggctcgctggtcgatggaaggtctgactagtGTTATCCCCGTCAGATTGTACTTATTTAAATAGTTGCTGATCATGAGAATTGTCACCGTACTTGGGGGTACCACATGCCACTCGATGGCCGGCTGGTCGGCATGAAgaggacgggcacgcctctgGACTTCGGTTTCAAgagggaattcacctcgaccattggtcgagggagcatcagcaggaggctgacttggagagtaagggttgcgtctttttctggccttggtttttgttctggcaggaattaattgcacgtggttgacacctggcaaaacctgtgttcgactattgACCAGGAAGACATTCGACATTATGTgatcggtctcttcatacgaccagtctggtcgtacgcACGTagcacgcggaggaaatcttaggcatttatgatggaatctgaaattctctcccatgatttcctgagtatccgattatttaggaaataatatctgtaacaaatcaatgtaaatcttccctgagcttataaatagaagaagagagctCAGGGAAGCGGATCCgatccttctttttctttttttgacttcaaaatcgcttgagattagagttatcatatcaatcatattgtattgttcttcagaggctggtgaaactcattgaaccctagttctttgatcacttctttggatctcacatcaataacaatctaagtggacgtaggttattaccagatcctggggccgaaccactataaaatatcgtgttcttattattttcgtcatcacgttcttttcaacgcattcatccacgtcaagcgtattttgactccgtgtcagttgcccaaaatcaaggtcaacaaTAGGCATgactaaaacaataaaataaatgttcaaaaacatataattaaactACTAAAAACTGAGATAAAACTGTAGAAAAATAGATCATTAGAACCTCCTAAAAATTGACATAAAATTTGCACTTAAAAAATATGTGTTCCCTTTTTTGTGAGGCGGGTTGCGACTTGCTCATTCCTGAGTCACGAGCCATGTATTTTTGTGCACTTCACTCCATCTCTGGAAGTTCAGGCACCGCGACATGACAGaacaagtcgcgacctgcctttTTCTTGTCCCCTTTGCTGATTCACCTCTGCCTCCATGCGTGTCGCGACTTGATAGACCAAGTCGCGACTTCTTGGATCCTTTGTCCTCTCACAGCCTTTTCAACCTTCGTTTTAGTATCACCTTCATCCTGAATATTCACGGCTCTCCCGAATTCAAACAAAATGGGCAAAAGCTCCCCAAATACCCAATTTCATCACTAAATCTGCAATGTTCTTCTCCATTCGTAAATTCATAGCAAAAAcctgaaaacaaaacaaacacaagcataatacTGCACAATACTCACAATTTGACTTAAAATTAATACTAAAACACACTATAAAACTATTCTAAACTAGACTTATCCAAGATCTTTAGTCTTGAAGCTAGGATCTTTGAGATAATTTTGTATAAAACATTGCAAAGCGCAATCAGCCAATAATCGCTGACTCTCATTGGGTTCTCTTTTTTCGAGAGAAACCAGATTGGTATTTTTGATAAAAGGGGGCAATTCATTCTTCAAGAAGAAAGATTGCACCATAGAAAACAAGTCGTGATGCACTGTACCCCAATGATGTTTGTAGAAAGCAACTGATATCCCGTCAAGGCCTCGACCTTATCCTCCCCCATCTCGTTCAGTGTCTTCCGAATTTCTTCAGCTCTCAGAATCTCAGTAAGACCAAAGTTTTAGGACATTTTATTTTAATGTCCTATGCTAAAATGTCGTGTCATTCTGTGATAAAATTTCATTGGGATGCAAACCATTTTAGTGGACTTCTTGATAACTGTCCaaactttaaattttaaaaaacacATGAATTTAATTTTCCAGCTCAACATTTTTGTTGTTTCCTTCTTTGTGTCAAAACATAAATGACACATGCAACAATGATTTAACAATTAGGGCCCCTCAAAACATGCAAATAATTATCGaccaaaaaattctgaatagctCTACTCTTATCAACTCTCTGCAACGTCTAAGATTAAAACCATGCATAACTCCCAAAATCTGAATCAGTGCACGAACATTGAACACACCAAAACCATTGTGATAAGTTTGTTGCCTATATATGCGGATATGCCCATGGACAAAGACACTACTGCGAACATATAAACGAAAATAATTTAATAACACCGTTATATAAGTTAATTTTTTGAATATAAACAAAAAATGGCCTTTAATTCTTTGGACTTGTATTAACTTCACCATTTGTTATTTATTATCTCAATTTATGTCCGGGCATTGGTTTTATAATCTACAGATACAGAACGAGGCAACGAAATTATAGACTATATCCCAGGAATTCCTGCAACTCGCCTAGCAGATTTATCAGACCGACTTGTTCATAGTAAAAGTGAAAAAATGGAGGAATTAATAATAGAGGCTGTTTCTAAGGTGTCCAAAGCACAATATCTCTTATCCACTTCAGTGTATGAACTTGAATCACAAGTTTTTAACGTCTTGAAGCCAAAATTCCCCTTCCCCATCTACCTTATCGGACCAATTAGTATTAATCCTGAGTTTCATCTTCAAAATACTTCTAATGACAATACTATCATTAGTGGTACTGTCCCAGAGTATATACAGTGGTTAGATTCTCAACCTGAAGCATCTGTCTTGTACCTCTCGTTTGAGAGTTTTCTTTCAGTTTCAAATACCCAATTGGATGAAATTGTGGCTGGCATACGAACTGGTGGCGTAAGACACATGTGGGTGGCACGTGACAATGTGTCAAAGATCAAAGATGGTTGTGGCGATGTGGGGTTTTTGGTGCCTTGGTGTGACCAATTGAGGGTGTTGGGTCATCCTTCTATTGGTGGGTTTTGGACTCACTGTGGGTGGAATTCTACTCTGGAAGCTATTTTTGCTGGGGTTCCATTGTTGACTTTTCCTATAACTGCAGACCAACTTTCTAATAGCATGCAAATTGTTGAGGATTGGAAGATTGGATGTAAggttaataataataagaagaagataATATGTGCAGCGACAGATCAGATAAGTGTAGTAAAAAGAGATGAGATTTCAGAACTTGTGGGGAGATTCATGGATCCAGAAAGCAATGACACGAAACTGATGAGAAAAAGAGTCAAAGAACTTCAGAAGCCATGTCGACTAGCAATCGCTAAAGGAGGTTCATCGTACAACAATCTTGTTGCTTTTATCAAGGACATTTCACCAAGCAATTAATAAGAGCAATAAGTAATTGTTGAAGAGATAAAGCTATGAGTTATGATTgacaaattaaatatataattgtcAGTGTTTGCTTACTCATTTTCTTTTTCACATATCTTCATTAAGAAATAAACAATCTTATATATTTGGGTCTTCTTTATGTACTATTAAGCCGTTAGGCCGATCAACATCAAGCTCTGTATGAGCGATTCCATATATTTTAGTACTCACAAAGACAATGCAGGCATACAAAGTTCCAATAATTTTTACAACAACAAATGACATCCAAATAAACAATAACAATACGTTTTAACATGTGTAGCCTAAACTGTATATATTCGTTTAATGTTAGATTGAACTAGGAATATCAGTTGGCCATTTAAGGAGCCTTTTAGTATATATCTAGAATTCTCGCAGGAAGCAACTCCAATCGATGGTGGAACTAAGCAAAAAATACTAAGAGAAGCCAAATAAAAGGGctaaacaaaattaatattaattattatataaaaaattaatgtatATAATCTTTTTCTTCAATTTTGGGGGCCATGGCATCCCTAGCTTAGTCATAATTCTTTCACGGACTCTAACCAGGAACCATTAAATCCAGCTAACTCCTATAAACGTCGACATCTCAATACTTTGTAATCAAACATATGCCCAAGGAgggaattatatatatatatatatatatgaaaaagttTTCAATAGGTATTACCCACACACATGGATACCtacataattatataaatatgttgATATGccctacaccaaatacccatttccataacacatttccataacacatgaatataataataataaaaaagtattatgaaaaagtattatatgtGGCAAATTAATGAAAAAAGGGCGGTAGATTTTTTAGTGAGCCCGCCACTTAGCATTTTTTTTTCAGACTATCTTCAACATTTCGGACACAAATAACAGTGacccattttcttcttcggctacGTACGGTCTCCGAACTCAATCCCTGCTTCGGTCTCCTTCATCCCTCaaatctcctccatccctcaaatctATGGCTTCTATCACTGGCTTCTCGCATCCTTTGGTAGAGTTTTTGTCACTTTCCCTTTTTTACTTTCAGAAATCCCAAACGGAGAAACccccaaacccaaacccaaacgtcgaaacccaaacccaaaccccGAAACCCCGAAACCCACTCACATTTCTCCATCCCTCAGTTAGCACAACGTATATTCTCCCTCCCTCAActcttgattttaattttttttctcagtTTTTTTCGACTCTTCTGATTTCCCCTGCACATATATATTCaggaatatatatatagttttcttCTGTGACCCCAACACTCTCGACTCTCTCTattttatatatgcatatatgtatgtttggagtgttgagttttgagttaattttgttcttgtttttttttctcaCTGCCTCTCTCGTTCTCTTGCTCAGAGTTTGCTGGATGATGGGAGGGTGACGAATGGGACTTCGGTTGTGGATGATGGGTTTCAGTTAGTGTGTgggaagaaaaagaagggggcGAGTCAGTTGCCGAGTGGGTAGGATTCTAATTCATCACCCGTAAGGTGGCGACAAAGGATAAGATCACTGGGATGAAACCGAAGACTCCATTTCAGATACCGTCGATTTAGAGACCTCAACAGGAGTTCAAAATCTTTGTTAATAATGTGATCCAACCGTTTGAACATGTTTGGTTGCTGAAGAGCGAGGATGGCAATTGTAAAGAGTATATTCACTCGCTGGTTAGTAATCTCTGGTTTTCTTTAATCTtcatctaattaattatttgaaaggCTTTGTTTATTTAAGCTTGATATAGTTATAATGGCTTTGCTTGTAATAGTTTCTTGGTTCTTTGTTCTTGAGTTGATTTCCTGTTTTGTTTATGATTGGTAGCGTTCTTTAATGGGTGCAGAAGCAGTTTTCGTATATGGATTTTGTCGATAAAGATAGTGAACTGAATTAGGTGATGCATGGAGCAGACTGTGATATTTTTTGGCTTCAAAGAGATTTTGGCATTTAAATCTGCAATATGTTTGGCACCGGCCAGGTATTGTACTATAAAAATTACTGGTATTTGGAGTTAATTTCAGTTGCTCTTTCTAGAGATCGATTAACATGTATAATTTCTACACATGGAGAAGTAGTTTCTTATTTTCATTGGTATCTTAGCCTCAATATTTTGTTTCATTTTCATTCTTTTGGGATATTTGGTGTACATACTTTCAGTGGTGGTTCCAGATTTTTGTTAATTATGCTCtttattattatgattttttcGTAAACATTCCAAGACAAGGAAGTGATGCATCTAATAACTATTCGTGATCATAATGCCACTCCAAACCCTTATAAATATGTTCTTTGTACAATTACCATTTCCTGATTTATGTATGTTTAATTACTTCTTTAAGGTCTtgaatttttaaacataaatggaATTGTAGATATTGTAGTGTAATTCTGGATTAACCTTTTCTTTATTGTCTTAGTTTATTTTATATGAACCATGTGTGAGGTTGGTAAATATTCTTAAAAAGAAGCATCTTTCATGGATCTATTAGCCTTTACCCCTGATCTTGTATTGGGAGTCTGTTGATTGAAGGACACTCCTCTTTACCTGAAATCTATTTGCAGTTTGCACTCCAGGCTGTTGAATAAATTCTTCATGTATGTTTGATATTTTAATACAATATATCAACTGGATGTATTTTTTTCTTCCTTGGGTGATAATGTAATTTTTTATCttctctatatataaatataaatcatGGGATTTCCGTAACAATAAATTCCTGCCTTGTAGTTGCTGActaattttgtttttcttataatGCTTCAAATTTTGTCAATTGATATTCTGATGGTAACATAATACCATATGTGAGCAGTGATTATAGAACTAGGCTATAgtgattttccttttaattaggaGTAATTGTGAGCTGTGTTGTTACTCTTCTAAATTTTGAAATGCCTCCACCTActaattatttaaacatttatctgctattatttcattattgaattgtttttctcttttttctttgccTCAGGCCTCAAGGGTACTGAAATTGGAGAGAAATAGTCTGGAGTGTCTTCTACACCACTTTTGTGGAGTAACTGCTAATAAAGAGTTGGTTTTTTTTCCCTTACCGATATTCATTTCtttaaaattttatcattttgccACTTTTGCTGCATTTTCCTTTCTTGTATTATTTATGTCCTCAATATTTGCATGGTTTATTATGTGTGAACTGTTATAATTTGAGTGTGCTAGTTCTTCTCAACTGTGTATAGGGTGTAATCTCAGATTGTTGATGCTTAATAAAGACTTATGGTGTAATCTCAGATTCTTGTGCATTATTACATTTGATTCTTCTAACTGTGTTACTGTTATTCTTGTGAGCTAGTTTTGCTAATATATGTTTGCCTAAAGTTGACAAGCAAGTAATATctatctaaatttttttttgaatccTGAGTAAGAAATTTGAGTTTGAAATCTCTTTGTTGATCTATATGTGGAGATCTTTCCTACAAATCCTAACTAACCTGATGATATTAGCTGTAAACTAACTAGCtgtaaactcttttttttttttttttgtattttatagtAATAGTATTGAATGGTTGGAGTTAGATatcattaataattaatatacatttatgaataatatttataaactaaaaattaTATAGTCTAAGTTTATAATATAAACTAATATACACTATGTAATTAATATACATTATGGATATGATTAGAGTGAAGTTTTGTTCTGAAATATACAAACAAAGGGAATCAAAATTTAGTTTAGCAAACAATCTTTCTTTTCTTTGGTCCCTTCAAGTCTGACTTTGGGCAGGGGTTGGTTGCTTATGTTGTGTTGTATTCTACTTTGTTTTAATGAATTAAGTGTGTGGCCTCTGTCtaggaaaataccattttaaatttaaaaaaaaatccaacacAGCTGTTTGAAAAGTGCACTAATCTATCGAGTCCATGTGCCTAAGATGATGCCATTTGCaagtttcttctctttttccacTTGCTGCCCCTGTTTTGCATTATGAgtgaaatctgaagaaaaaaaaataaaggggtTTATTCAAGAAAAAGATGGCAGAGATATTTCAAGAAAAAAAAGGGGTTTTATTTAAGCAAGAGATGGCAGAGCTATCCTTatgaatttatatatgtatatatatatatatattgtctttagatCTTTGCTTGCTTGTTGAATTATTGACTTCGCACAGCtagtgtttaagtttatattaagTCATTAAAGTATACTCAAAGTTTTGTTGCATCTATTTATTGATTTATACTTGTGTCATTGGTGCATGATTCTCGATTATATTTCATACATTATAAAGCTGAACCACGTAATTTTAGAACAAAGTCTTCTCTTTTTTCAATGCTCATACCTTATTATTACTTCCTTGCTTTTAATATATggtaaatttaatattttattatgcaGATTTGTGCACTTATAGTTATAGAAGTAATGGTGAGACCTACTTTAACTTTCACTCTCCAATTTTATTTCGTGGTTATATTATTTTTTGTTGAACTAGGTTTTCACTTATTTTTATCTTCATTCATTTTCTCTTCAATAACTGCAGGGAAATTTCTCTTCTATGAATTGAGTTATGTTTTAGGTTTGTGTGGTGTCAATTTTTAGCTTGTTTCTTCTTTCTTATTTTGTTTCTAGTATTAAGCTTTGATTAGTTTCCTCCCCTTGTAAGTTTGGGCTAATGTTGTTCTAAATTTTTCCTTTTGTGCTTGTAATGGATTAGGCTAATCATAAGTACTCTCTatcttatttttgttaatttcttTGTTGAATATTTGAATTGTATATACATGCTTTTTGTCTGAGTTTATATAAACTAAGCAAATAAGCTTTGATCATGTACTTGATTACTTGAAATTGAGTGTATTAGAAACATGGGGAACTTGCTCGTTGCAAACTAATATTGTTTTTTAGTGTATTAGAAACATGGGGAACTTGCTCGTTGCAAACAAATTTGTGATCAGTTTCTGATGGGTGCATTGTGTAACTATCAGATTTTGCTTGGTTTTATTTTCTGATGGAATTTACATATGCTGATAGATTTTTGGGACCAAGGACTAGTTCTTTCGTTAATCTTTGAAGATGCTTCATTTTCCATCTTTTATATTCGATGATAATGCATAACAAAGTTTACATGTTTAATAAATGTGTGACAATATCTATATGCTTCTTAGATCAGTGTTGTGGAGGAAGAAATATCTAAAATACCAGACCATTCTACCATTGTTTTGCCTAATAATCTCTTCCATCACGTATGTAATTAGGAATGAAGCAGTTGATTGGTAGTCTTCCTAGACTTTGAGTGTAATTGTATCCCAAATAAGCCTTTTGCTTTAATTTTCTTCCAAAAGAATTCATGTTTAATATTTCTGAAAAAGCTAGGACAAAGCTGAGGGTTGATTTTCAAGCTCTAAACGAGAGTTTGCTTTTCGATCAATAATAGTAGTAATGTGACGGCTTGGAGAGAAAATTTTCAAACATGTTTACATTCAATAAAAGTTACTAGATCTTCTTTGAAAAGATAATGGGCCAACAACAAATGTCTTACTGATATTATTGCTAATTTTTGCTGGATCACTTGTACTATTTTCTAGTTTTAAAATATTGTATCCTTTTTTCCGCCTCTTTCTCCTGTTGTTATCTGCACAACACACTAGTCAGTCTTTGATGATGTTGGCTTCTCATTCTTAGTCTTTTTGCATAAATAGGTATTCCAAGATCTAATTCaatgggaagagtttcagacgcTGCTGCTATTGCCACTGGCAACTTTCCAAACACAAAAGAAGCACTTTGTAGAGGAGAATATGGCGTCAGAAGAAGCCTGGTTCGGGTAATAGAGGTACATTAaatcatctcttttttttttcaaaagaaaaaactgaaaaactagtactttttaaaattttcattattaaatttatgttttagGGTGGCCTTGAAGGCAAAAGGCAAGTAGATAAAGTCATCGACAAGTGTGCCTCCATGCAGGTATAACTCTTCAATCCCATGCTGCACCTTTTGACTTTAGTTTGCTTTCTAAAGTAAGCTTTTACATAATCATTATCTTATTCTTTTCTAATAATTTGCTTGTTCCTTTTTTAACGCACGCGTACTGATTTTATTTCTAACTTTTACTTGCATGATACTAATTTCTTCACTGTGAACTTTTGAATCTTGATTCATCAAATTGTTAATGATTTGAACAAAGTTCATCTTGATACATACTGTAGTCTCATTAAGAGGCATGCTTTCTATTAATCATCTTgtgtctataaatactaagaaatAATCATGGATTGATGCGGCCcatttttcatgttttagagaattAGGAAATTCCAGCTAGTCATGGGAAAGATGTGACAGATCCCTTCACTATACGAGGTTGTTAGGGTAAGATGCACTACTATAAAACTGATTTGTAATGTTATTTAAGTTATTTTGATTCGGATATGGCTTTGTACCactgtttttttttatcaattattCTATAAcctttgattatgtttatatgatcAGCTTCAGTGGTAAAACTGCTTAAAAGTATCATGtagtatatataaattttgttgtctaatttatttaattttcttgctCTGTTAGGCTCTGATCTGATATGTGTGCTGATTATTTCTATTCATATATGGACTAAACAAGTCTCTTTTAGAAATGTGGTGTAAATCCTACACCCTTAAAGAACAGCAAAACAAGAAAGAGTAATCAGCAAAACAAGAAAGAGTAATGcagaaacatagaataaaaaatgataagactttaaaacaaaaaatacaccaAACACATTACTTGGTTCAACTCAATTAAAAGCCTATGTCCAAGGTAGAATAGCCCCAAATAATGGTTGATTAGACTTTATTCTTTCTTGAGTATCAAGTACAAAATTACACAAAGGGAGATTTGCTCCATGTACAAACACTCTAAAAAAAATGCTTtaaaaaacagaacaaaaaacaCTGAAAAAATTCTCTACTGattctctcttattttattgttcatctgaaaattccctagctctttcttgatagctctcttattttattgaactaaaacagataagtatttatcttagttttccattttcttcttttgaagttttcaatgtatcatttaagaaaagactgtaagtttgttgttgtggtggcaagaacttttgttcttaataataaaaggactcaCTACAACAATCTAACTATTTAATGACTCTTTTTAATGACCTACACTTATGGTGAAGGTCATGAAATTTTGTAGAGCATATTTCATGTCCGTTAATGAGGGTCATGAAATATTATATATCATGTCCCCCTTTACAAGAGATATAATGTAATGTGGGtcattatatataattttgaaatttttaattttatattttacatttctgtgtactttttaaaaaaaaaaaacaaaaaaggccaAGGGGCGACATGAAATAATCACTATGCCCGCGCGCCCTTTCCCCTACCATTTTCTGAAATTTGTTCTTCTTTCCCGCTACACCATATTGCTCTTTCTCTCTATCTTTGAAATGGCAAAGAGCcatttttttctgggtttgaaatCTCCATAGACACCTCTGCATGTCCTCATCTTTGTACCCTCTTCCCTTCTACAATAGAAGTCCCCACGATCACCATTCGAAGACCTCCAGTTTTCGGATTCAACGGCATCTTCGTCTCCCCACGCAGAGCACAACATTCCTTCATCGGAAGCAAAATTCTGGTAGGCGTTCATAGCAAAGATCTTCCTATTCCAGGACTAGATCGTTACCCAACCGAACCCGAGCCCCACGCCACACTATTGCTCTTTCTCTCTGTCTTGGTTTGAAGGTAAGCCACTGcactcactctcactctcactctcacctTGGTTTTCTTTTGGGTTTTCATTGTTTCTAgcaatgtaaaagaaaaattcaGACAGTACTTTCTTAAAACAACCAGAGGGAAATAATTTATAGCCCAttaaacttataatatatatatattttttcattctAGCTTTTCCTATTTTTGGTGATATTGATCAACATTTCTTTTCTATGCAAAATATTGAATTTGGCAACAAAGAAACAGAGTGTTAATCAGGGAGAAAACACAGATGCATAAACAAGTTAATAATGAAGCTATATAATTTATATGTATTCGTTCTCTTGTGGAGACTGTCTGATCAAGGATGTTGCTTTGA contains the following coding sequences:
- the LOC133791726 gene encoding UDP-glycosyltransferase 87A1-like, with translation MDLEHNGTVEYYDKKNSKRRNYCFKDYTERGNEIIDYIPGIPATRLADLSDRLVHSKSEKMEELIIEAVSKVSKAQYLLSTSVYELESQVFNVLKPKFPFPIYLIGPISINPEFHLQNTSNDNTIISGTVPEYIQWLDSQPEASVLYLSFESFLSVSNTQLDEIVAGIRTGGVRHMWVARDNVSKIKDGCGDVGFLVPWCDQLRVLGHPSIGGFWTHCGWNSTLEAIFAGVPLLTFPITADQLSNSMQIVEDWKIGCKVNNNKKKIICAATDQISVVKRDEISELVGRFMDPESNDTKLMRKRVKELQKPCRLAIAKGGSSYNNLVAFIKDISPSN